A genomic segment from Flavobacterium inviolabile encodes:
- a CDS encoding TetR/AcrR family transcriptional regulator, whose amino-acid sequence MKNEILEKSSDMFLRLGFKSVTMDDIAAEMGISKKTIYEHYATKLELVKAATFFLYEKISSGIDHICSLEKNPIEELFDIKEYVQNNLKDPNSSPIFQLQKYYPKIHACLKTMQFEKMDHCVIDNLNRGKKAGLFRPEIDEEFIGRIYYASAMSIMDFELFPEEMYTRNELDEKLLEYHVRGIATPKGIETLEKLLK is encoded by the coding sequence ATGAAAAACGAAATTTTAGAGAAATCATCCGACATGTTTTTACGACTGGGCTTCAAAAGTGTTACGATGGATGACATAGCTGCTGAGATGGGGATTTCAAAAAAAACCATTTACGAACATTATGCCACCAAGCTGGAATTAGTAAAAGCGGCTACTTTTTTCCTGTATGAGAAAATCTCATCGGGAATAGACCATATCTGTTCGCTGGAAAAAAACCCTATTGAAGAGCTGTTTGATATTAAAGAGTATGTTCAGAATAATTTAAAAGACCCGAATTCGTCTCCAATTTTCCAATTGCAGAAATACTATCCGAAAATACACGCCTGTTTAAAAACCATGCAGTTTGAAAAAATGGACCACTGTGTTATTGACAATCTGAATCGCGGAAAAAAAGCCGGTTTGTTCCGACCTGAGATCGATGAAGAATTTATCGGGCGCATCTATTATGCCAGTGCGATGAGCATTATGGATTTTGAATTGTTCCCGGAAGAAATGTACACCCGCAATGAACTTGATGAAAAATTGCTGGAATACCATGTGAGAGGCATTGCCACTCCAAAAGGAATTGAAACATTAGAAAAATTACTTAAATAA
- a CDS encoding TolC family protein yields the protein MRTGITIALLFFAIITQAQVQRLTLKDALKYALENKSDAKKAKLDVENSSHQIAEVRSRALPQISLNGNVTYNPILQLNALPGDFFGQPGSTILAPLGQKWNSVAGATLTQNLFDYSIFTGLKAAKSTREFYQVNAQLTEEQVIEKVANAYYQVFVQKQKLITIDSTLDNTTKVRNIISGQFKNGLAKKIDLDRVNVKIINLNSTRQQLVNGVQMQENSLKFLIGLPAATPIEIVKEDIQVKPFMKETPTVSNRTEYQLLEKQKQLLQYQKQSFVAEHYPTLSLTANYNYIGQGPKLPLGAKPADGVYWSDYSAIGLNLRIPVFTGFATRSKVRQADISLQKIEEDMKDRELSLGLEFENAKSQINNSLITINNQKENVNLAQEVFSNTKNNYINGLATLTDLLDSENALTEAKNNYTSALLEYKLAEIQIIKSQGELKTLLN from the coding sequence ATGAGAACAGGAATAACAATTGCGTTATTATTTTTTGCCATAATCACTCAGGCACAAGTTCAGCGTCTGACCCTGAAAGACGCTCTTAAATATGCATTGGAAAACAAATCTGATGCAAAAAAAGCGAAACTGGATGTCGAAAACAGTAGTCATCAGATTGCAGAGGTACGTTCAAGAGCGCTTCCGCAGATAAGCCTGAACGGTAATGTAACCTATAACCCTATATTACAGTTAAACGCATTACCGGGTGACTTTTTCGGACAGCCGGGTTCGACCATTTTAGCGCCTTTAGGACAAAAATGGAATTCCGTAGCCGGAGCAACCTTAACCCAGAATCTTTTTGATTATTCTATTTTCACCGGTTTAAAAGCGGCGAAATCCACAAGAGAATTCTACCAGGTTAATGCACAGTTAACGGAAGAACAGGTAATCGAAAAAGTAGCGAATGCCTACTACCAGGTTTTTGTTCAGAAACAAAAACTGATTACGATTGACAGTACTCTGGACAACACCACCAAAGTGCGAAACATCATCAGTGGTCAGTTTAAAAACGGTCTGGCGAAAAAAATCGATTTAGACAGGGTAAATGTAAAAATCATCAACCTGAATTCAACCAGACAACAATTGGTTAACGGTGTTCAGATGCAGGAGAATTCATTGAAATTCTTAATCGGTTTACCGGCAGCTACCCCAATTGAAATCGTAAAAGAGGACATTCAGGTAAAACCTTTTATGAAAGAAACACCAACGGTAAGCAACAGAACAGAGTATCAGTTGTTAGAAAAACAAAAACAATTATTACAATATCAGAAGCAATCGTTTGTAGCGGAGCATTATCCGACACTTTCTTTAACGGCAAACTATAACTATATCGGGCAGGGACCAAAATTACCGCTTGGCGCCAAACCGGCAGACGGTGTGTACTGGTCTGACTATTCCGCTATAGGACTAAACCTTAGAATTCCTGTCTTTACCGGTTTTGCAACCCGTTCCAAAGTAAGACAGGCCGATATCAGCCTTCAGAAAATCGAAGAAGATATGAAAGACCGGGAATTGTCGTTAGGACTGGAATTTGAAAATGCAAAATCGCAGATCAACAACAGTTTAATCACGATCAACAATCAGAAAGAGAATGTTAATCTGGCACAGGAAGTTTTCAGCAATACGAAAAACAACTATATCAACGGGCTGGCTACTTTAACCGATTTACTGGATTCGGAAAATGCTTTAACAGAAGCGAAAAACAATTATACATCCGCTTTACTGGAATACAAATTAGCCGAAATTCAGATCATCAAATCACAGGGAGAATTAAAAACACTTTTAAATTAA